The nucleotide window CGACACCTGTAACCGCCTGCGACACCCGGTTATTGCATACAACTTGCAAAATGCCGCAAGTGGAGTTGAGCCTATAAAACAAGGCTTTTATCGAAGAATCCAGGATATCGGTCTAAAGCCAAGAACGCTTCCGAAGACCGATGCGCTATCCAGTTGCGCCACGGGCGCGTGGGGCCTGATCGGCCGGGAGCAATTGTACCAGAATACGGCGAAGTGCCAAACCGCCGTGCGTGAGGCGAGCGCGGGGGCGCGGGGGTCCCTGATCGGCGGAACTAGAGTCTTGCGAAGGCTTCCAGGGCTTGTTCGATGTGTTCCGGCTCGAGCGCCGCGGAGACCTGCACGCGAAGCCGGGCCTGACCCTGAGGGACGACCGGGAAGCCGAAGCCGACGACCATCACGCCGAGTTCCAGCAGGCGTTCGCTCTTGGCGATCGCTGCGGCCGCGTCGCCGATCATGATCGGGATGATCGCCGTGGGAGAATCATGCAGGTCGAAACCGAGGCGGCTCAGTCCGGCGCGCATGGCGGCGACGTTGGCATGTAGTCGCGCGACGCGCTCAGGTTCACGTTCAACGATTTCGATCGCACGCCGCGCGCTGTAGGCGACGGTGGCGGGCAGCGCGTTGGAAAACAAGCTGGGCCGACTGCGCTGGACCAGCAGATCGATCACCGCCTGTGAAGCGGCTACGTAGCCGCCGGCTGCGCCGCCGAGCGCTTTGCCGAGGGTGCCGGTGAGGATGTCGATTTCGTTGAGCAGGCCGAAATGTTCCGGCGTGCCGCGCCCCGTTTTGCCGAGGACGCCGACGCCGTGCGAGTCGTCTACGATGAGCAGCGCCTCGTAGCGACGGCATAGCTCAACAATCTCCGGCAACCGGGCAACGTCGCCTTCCATGCTGAAGACGCCGTCGGTGATCACGAATCGGGCCGCCTTGTCGGCGTGCTCGCGCAGCTTGGTTTCCAAGTCGTTGAGATCACTGTGCCGGTAGACCGCCTTCGTCGCGCCGCGGACCAGGCGGCAACTGTCGATGATGCTGGCGTGATTCAACTCGTCGGAGAGAATCACGTCCCCTTCGCCAGCGATCGTGGGCAACAAAGCTTCGTTGGCGTTCCAGCAACTGACGTAAGTGAGCGCGCTCGGTGCGCCGACGAAGCGGGCGATCGTTTCCTCGATCTCGCGATGGCAGGCCAACGTCCCGCAGATGAAGCGGACGCTGGCCGTGCCGGCGCCGTACGCCCGGAGGCCGTCGTGGCCGGCGGCGACTACTTCCGGATGGTCGGCCAGGCCAAGGTAATTGTTGGAGCAGAGCACAATCACCGGGCCGCGGCCTTGGATCGTGGCGGTGGCCGACATCGGACCGGTGACGTAGGCCAGCCGCTTGTATTGGCCGGATTGCCGGAGACCGGCCAGGAGGGCGTCGGTGCGTTCGTTGAATTGGCGATTGGGCATGAATACAGGTTCCCTGGGCCGTACGGTTCGAGCATCATTGTCCCCAACTTTGTTGGGTCGGCAAGGCAGATGAGCCAGCCGGTAGGTGTCGCTCCGCATTGCGAATCGGTGGAGAATGATCGACAATTTACGATGTCGGCCGCATGAATGCGGTCTGTTGCGTCGCCCCAGCCGGGATCGCCATGACTGAGAACGCCACACCGGACATCACCTGGCCGATTCGCTATCAGTTACTACTGCCGAACCTGGGCGTATTGGGGTTCGCGATTGTCGGCGCGGCGCTGTTGGGCGCCGTTTGGTCGGGGCGCGTGGCGGATCGGCGGATTGAGCACCAGTTGCATTCGATGGCGGCGACCTTGGCCAATTCTCGTTTTCCGTTGACGGACGCCGTGTTGGCGCAGGTGCGCGACCTTTCGGGAACGCAATTGGCGGTTACCAACCAAGCGGGCAAGGTCGTTACGTTGAGCGACCCTGCGCTGGCCGCGTTTCCGTTTCAGGAGCTCTCGCCGCTGCGATCGGGAAACACGGAGCGCGTGAAGGTCATCTCCGATCGACAAGGCGAACAGTATTTGCATTGCACCGTTGCGCTGAATTCGCGTTCCGCGAACACGCGGGGCGAGACGTTGCATGTGCTATTTCCGCATGCGCTGTGGTGGGACGCCGTCGCCACCGCGGTGTGGCCGCCGCTATTGGTGGGACTGGTCGGCGCGGGCATCGGCGTGCCGACAGGATTGCGTCTGGCGTGGCGGATCGCCGAACGCATCGAACGCCTGCGGCAACATTTGGCGCAACTCGCCGCGGGCCGGACGGAGCGACTTATTGTCGACGGGCCGCATGACGAGTTGCGTTCGCTCGCCGTCGCGGCGAATCAATTGGCGGATCAACTCGACGGTTTTCGACAGACGATTCAACGGCAGGAGCGACTGGCCGTCGTCGGGCAGTGGAACGCAGGGCTATTGCATCAACTGCGGAACTGCGCCGCCGGAGCGCAGATGGCCGTGAGGATTCATCGTAAGCACTGCATTTACGGCGACGTCGAAAGCTTGGACGTGGCGGCGCGGCAATTGGATTTGTTATCGGACCACGTGCAGCGTTCCTTGGTTATGGGACGCGAGGAGCGGCCCGCGCGCGGCAGTTGCCAAGTGGGAGAAGCGCGTCAGGAAATCATGCGGTTGCTCTCCCCGATGTTGCGACATCGCCGCGTGACGCTGGAATGGAATGGCGATGCCGACGCGACGATCGTGCCCGTCAGCTCCGAAAACCTGCGGCATTTGATTTCCAACTTGTTGATCAACGCGGTGGATGCGGCCGGGGCGGGTGGGAAGGTGACCGTAGCGTCGACGCGCAGCGAAGATCTGCGCACCTGCATTCACGTACGGGATTCCGGCCCGGGTTTGGCGACAGAGGTTGTTGCATCGGCCTTTGAGGCATTCGTCACCACCAAGGCTGAAGGAATTGGACTTGGGTTGGCGATTTGCCGGAGAATCATGGAAGACTGTGGCGGCAGCCTGAGCTATCGGCACGGCGACGGCGCGTGTTTCGAAGCGCAGTTTCCCGCTATAACTGCGGATACATTGAAGACTACTGAAACAGTGTCTGCCGGCGATACGACATAGCGTCGTTTCGCTCCGCGAAAGGAAATGCCCTTTCACGGAGCGAAACGAGACTGTGGTTGTTCGCCAACAAAGCGTTTTCATCATTCTTATAGGACTGCTGCTTTGAGCCGCGTACTGGTAGTGGACGACGAAGAGAGCATTTGCTGGGCGCTGGAACGCGTGTTGACCGGCGAAGGACACGAAGTGTTTTCCGCTGCCACGGCGGAGGACGCCTTGCGATGCGCGCGTCAAGCGCCGCCGGACGTGATCATGTTGGACGTGCGGTTGCCGGGCCGTGACGGACTAGACGCGATGAGCGACCTGCGCGAGGCGTCGAGCGCCGCCTCCGTGGTGGTGATGACGGCATTCGGCGATCTCGATACCGCGGTCCGCGCGATGTCGCAAGGCGCTTCGGATTATCTCACGAAGCCGTTCGACCCGGATCGCGCCGTGGCAGCGGTGCGCCAAGCGACGCGCAAGCGGCCAGCGCCGTCGAACGAATCGCTCGTGGCGGCGCCGGGCGGCATGGTCGGTTCGAGCCCGCCGATGCAGGAAGTTTTTAAGCGCATTGCGCTGGCCGCGCCGACGGAAGCGCCGGTGCTGATCTCCGGCGAAAGCGGGACCGGCAAGGAATTGGTGGCCGCCGCCTTGCATCGACATTCCCCGCGCGCAGAACGGCCGTTAATTCCCGTGAATCTGGCCGCGCTCAGCGAAGGCGTCGCCGAGAGCGAGTTGTTCGGCCATGTGCGCGGCGCGTTCACCGGAGCGGTGGAAAATCGGCGCGGCCTTCTGGAATCGGCCGACGGCGGGACTTTGTTCCTGGATGAAGTGTCGGAGATTCCGCTGTCGCTGCAAGTCAAGCTGCTGCGCGTGCTGGAGCAAGGCCAGGTCGCGCCGGTCGGAGGGACGATCGAACGTCAGATCAACGTGCGCCTGATTTCGGCGACGAATCGCGACTTGCGCACCGCGGTGCGCGAAGGGACGTTTCGCGAGGATTTGTACTATCGTTTGGCCGGTTTCGAGATTGGACTTCCCCCTCTGCGCGAGCGCGGCGAAGATCTATTAACGTTGGCCCGGCACTTCTTGCGCGCGGAATGGCGAGGCGCGGAGCGACCGGATTTCTCCTCAGACGCAATCTCCGCGCTACGCCGCCGCCGTTGGCTGGGCAATGTCCGCGAGCTGCGCCATGCCGTGCTGCACAGCGCGATTCTGGCGCGCGGCGGCATCATCGGCGCGGAGCACTTGCCGCCGCCGCTGGAAGTGGGACGCGCTGCCGACGGGAACATCGCGCGACGCGTACAGGAATCCGTGGCGCAATGGGCGGACGATTTGCTCGCGCGGGAACCGCAGGCCATCGATATGTACGAGCGGCTATTGTCACTCGTCGAACCGCCCGCACTGCACAAAGCATTGGATTTCCATCGCGGCAATCGGTTGGAGGCCTCGCGCACACTTGGGTTGCATCGAATGACTCTCCGCAAGAAGCTGCGCGGCGCGACATCGGAAGCGGATACGACCGAGGAATAAGGTCGTACAATGCATAGCGCCGGAAGCGTGAGCGCTCGGAGAGAATGGAGTACGACGTCATTTGCAATTCTCTCCGGACGTTGACGCTTTCGGGACTCTGGCTTAGGTCTGCTTGGCACGGAACTTGAATTCATGGACGACTTTACTGGAGCGGACCTCGCGGCAATCGAACGGACGACTCAAGAAGTCGGCCGGCAGTTGCTGGCCGCCGCTTCGGCCCGGCAGCCGAACGTGCTGGAACGACGCTGGTGGGAAGACCGAATCATGTCCTGGGCGATGCAGGACGAGTCGGTCAAGGTGCAGATGTTCCGTTTTGTGGACGTGTTGCCGATGCTCGATGCAAGCGAGGCGGTGCTCCGGCATCTGCACGAGTACTTCGACGAAGTGCGTCAGTTTCTGCCGTCGGCCGTGCGGATGGGGCTCGCCGTGGCGCAGCCGGATTCGTTGGCCGGTCGCGCGCTAGCGATCGCGGCACGCCGCAACGCGATGAACCATGCACGGCGTTTCATCGCCGGCACAAACGCCGATGAAGTTTTGAGCGCCGCAGTGCGACAGCGCAAGCTACGGCGCGCGTTCACGCTCGATTTGTTGGGCGAGGCCGTGGCCAGCGAGGCGGAAGCGGAACGTTATCTGCAAGCCTACCTCGGCTTGATCGAATCGATCGCGCCCATAGCGAACGCCTGGCCCGAGGCGCCGCAGGTCGATCGCGCCGACTACGGTCTGCTGCCGCGGATGAACGTCTCCATTAAGCTTTCGGCGCTTGATTGCCGGTTCGACGCGATCGACCCCGAAGGGACGTCGCGGCGCGTCGGGGCGCGGTTGCGAAAGTTGCTGCGCGTCGCGCGCGAGCGGCGGACATACGTGCATGTCGATATGGAGTCGTACAAGACGAAAGATCTCACGCTCCGCATCTTTCAGGAGATCTTGCTGGAAGAAGAATTCTGCGACCTGGCCGACGTAGGCATTGTGATTCAATGCTATCTCCGCGACGCGCTGGACGATTTGGCGCAGCTACGGGATTGGGCCAAGCACCGCGGCACGCCGGTGTGGGTGCGGTTGGTGAAAGGGGCGTACTGGGACTACGAGACAGTGCATGCGCAAGCCACCGGCTGGCCAATTCCGGTATTTCAAGAGAAGTGGGAATCGGACGCCTGCTTCGAGCAAGCGACTCGCTTCGTGTTGCGAAACCGACAATGGCTGCGTCCGGCGCTCGGCAGTCATAACCTGCGCTCCTTAGCGCACGGCATTGCCGTCTCGCGACACTTGGGCCTGCCGACCAACTCGCTCGAAATGCAGATGCTCTACGGAATGGGCGACGCCGAGAAGGACGCAATTGTGCAGATGGGATATCGCCTGCGCGTCTATATGCCGTTCGGAGAACTGATCCCGGGCATGGCGTATCTGGTGCGAAGACTGTTGGAAAATACTTCAAATGATTCCTTCCTACGGGCCAGCTTTACCGAGCATGTGGCCCCGGAGAAGTTGCTGATGAACCCGCTCGACGCGCAGCGCGCGCCCCTTTCCGCCGAACGCCAAGACGCATCGCATCACGACGGGCCATTCGCGCCGCGGTTTCGCAATGAACCGCCGGCCGATTTCACCAAGCCCGCTGCACGGCACGCGATGCAAACGGCGATCGATGCGGCTCGCGCGCAGTTCGGACGCCACCATCGGCTCATGATCGGCGGGCGCGAGATCGACACGCCTACCAAGATCGTGTCGCTGAATCCATCGCATTTGAAACAAATCGTCGGCACGACGGCCTCGGCGGACGCAAAGTTGGCCGCGGACGGTGTGACGACCGCGCATGCCGCGTGGCCGGCATGGAGCGCGCTCGGTGCTGCGCAACGCGCCGAGTACTTGCGCGCCGTCGCAGAGGGCATGCGCCGCCGGCGCTGGGAATTGTCCGCGTGGATCGTGCATGAAACCGGTAAGGGCTGGCGCGAGTCCGACGCAGACGTCTGCGAGGCCATCGACTTTTGCGAGTTTTATGCCCAGCAAGCGATCTTCCTGGAAACATCGCAGGGCGTCGACGTGCCGGGCGAAGAAAACCGGTTCATCTATCAATCGCGCGGCGTGGCGGCCGTGATCGCGCCGTGGAATTTTCCGCTCGCGATTCTGACCGGCATGGCCGTGGCGGCGCTCGCCACGGGCAATACCGTGGTGATGAAGCCGGCGGAACAGTCTTCGATCGTCGCCGCGAAGCTGATGGAACTGTTCGTCGCGGCGCAACTGCCCGCGGGTGTTGTCAACTTTTTGCCCGGCGATGGCGCGGCGGCCGGCGCGGCGCTGGTGGAGCATCCGCAAACTGCGATCATCGCCTTCACCGGTTCGCTTCAAGTTGGCTTGGCAATCCACGCCCGAGCGGCGGACACGTCGCCGCAAGCGGTCAGCGGCGTGAAACGCGTGATCGCCGAAATGGGGGGTAAGAACGCCATCATCGTCGACGACGACGCCGACCTCGACGAGGCGGTGCTGAGCGTGGTGCAAAGCGCGTTCGGCTATCAAGGGCAGAAGTGTTCCGCATGCTCGCGCGTGATTGTGTTGGAACGCATTCACTCCGTATTTGTCGAACGCCTGGTCGAAGCGGCGCGGAGCCTGTCGATCGGGCCCGCCGAAGCCCCCGGGACCGACGTCGGACCGGTGATCGACGCCGAGGCCTTCGCGCGGATTCAGGACTATTGCCGGCTCGCGGAACAGGAAGGACGCGTGGCGCTGGCAAGCGACGTTGGCACATTGGCGGGCGAGGGTTACTACGTCGGCCCACGGATTGTCACGGACGTATCGCCGCAGTCGCGTTTAGCTCAAGAAGAAATCTTTGGGCCCGTGCTGGCGGTGCTCCGCGTGAAAGATTTCGCGGAAGCGTTGCGGGTGGCGAATGGTACGGAGTACGCCCTTACGGGCGGAGTGTTTTCGCGCAGCCCAGCGCACCTGGACCAGGCACGGCGCGAGTTTCAGGTCGGCAATCTTTATCTGAACCGTGCGATCACCGGCGCGCTTGTCAATCGCCAACCGTTCGGCGGCTTCAAAATGTCGGGCATCGGCAGCAAGGCCGGCGGCGCGGATTATTTGCTGCAGTTCGTGGTGCCGCGGACGATCACCGAAAACACGATGCGCCGCGGGTTCGCTCCACCGGCTGAATGAGAAGAACTAACCGCGAAAGTCGCGAAATGGCGCGAAAAGGAAGCGAGTCCATGACTTTGCACAAGTTGAAAGTAGATTGCTTGCTATTCTCTGCGGTTCGACGGTAAAGTCATCCCTTCGCGTCGTTTCGCGCATTTCGCGGTTCCACCTGATCTATCAACTTGAGTGCAAACATGATGACTCGCGCGCCGCTCTCATTGTCGTGGGCAATCTTCCTCGCGTTGGCGGCACAAGCGGACGCGGGACACGTCGAACGCGTTGCCGGTGGTGGAACTAAGCCAGCGGACGGTGTGCGCGGCATCGATGCGCAATTGAATGAGCCGTTCGCCGTGGCCTTCGATCGCGACGGACTGATGTACATCGCCGAGATGGTCGGCGGGCGTATCCTGCGCGTTGATGCGGAGGGGATGATCGAAACGCTGGCTGGTCGCGAAGCAGAGGGCTTTGCCGGCGACGGCGGTGTGGCAAAAGACGCGGTGTTCAATGGCATGCATCACTTGGTTTATGGTCCCGGTCACGCGCTGCTCGTCGCGGATACGTTTAATCATCGCGTGCGTCGCCTTGATCTGGGAGCGATGACCATCGAACCGTTCGCGGGGAGCGCTCAAAAAGGTTTTGCCGGCGACGGCGGACCTGCGCTCTTGGCAGAGTTTGGGGATACCTATTGCCTCGCTTTCGGTCCGAACAACAAGGCGCTATACATCGCGGATCTCGACAATCGTCGGATTCGACGGATCGATATGGCGACGGGAGTTGTGAGCACGGTCGCCGGCAACGGTGAACAAGGAGTGCCGGAAGACGGTGCGACCGCCGTCGAGGCGCCGCTCGTCGACCCGCGCGCCGTGGCCGTGGACTCGCGCGGCAAGGTCTATGTCCTTGAGCGGGGAGGTCATGCGCTGCGAGTCGTCGGCCCAGGCGGCCGCATTCGCACGGTTGCCGGCACGGCTGAAAAAGGAAACACCGGCGACGGCGGCGATGCACGGCTGGCGACGATGAACGGGCCGAAGCATCTTTGCGTCGACGCGAATGACGACGTGTTGATCGTCGACACGGAGAATCATGTTGTGCGCAAGTTCATCGCCAAGGACGGCAAGCTGGTCCGCATCGCCGGCGCCGCACGGCAGGGGCACGCGGGCGAGGGGGGCGATCCCTTGGAGCTCGAAATGAATCGTCCGCACGGCGTGGCGATCGGCCCGGACGGAGCGTTGTACATCGCCGATAGCAGTAATCACCGGATTCTGAAAATCACGCCCTGACGCCCGGTTTTCGCGGCGTTTTCGCTGGCCGGCAGTCGCGTTGGCTCCGGTTGCGTTTCGGGCGTAAGCGGTTATCCTGCTTATTCTTTACGCGGGACCGCTCATGAAATATGCCATCATCATTCCGGACGGCTGCGCGGACGAGCCGCAGGCCACGTTGGGGGGAAAAACCCCGCTCCAGGCCGCGCGCACGCCGGCGATGGACGCCATCGCCGCCGCGGGCGTCGTCGGCCGGGCGAACAACGTGCCGGCCTCCCTGCCGGCCGGTTCGGACGTGGCAAATCTGAGCTTGTTGGGCTACGACCCGCTCCAGAATTTCACCGGCCGAGCGCCCTTGGAAGCCGCCGCGCAGGGCTTGGAACTAGGCCCGAATGACTGGGCGATCCGCTGCAATCTGGTGACGGTCGAACAGCAGATGATGCGCGACTTCACCGCCGGACACATTTCCACGGCAGAAGCGACGCAGTTGCTGGCCACGTGCCAGGAGCATCTGGGCGGGGACCAACTTCGCTTTGTGCCAGGCGTGAGCTACCGCAACTTGCTGTTGTACAAGCCTGGCGCAGGGCAGTCCCCGTTCAGCACCGACACTCGCGCGACACCGCCGCACGACTTGACGGACAAATCGGTGCTGGACGACTACCCGCGCGGGCCAGGCAGCGACGTATTGAATCAATTGATGTGCGACAGCGAGCCGCTGTTCGCGGATCATCCGGTGAATCGAGCGCGGATCGCGGCGGGTAAGCTGCCGGCGACGAATATCTGGCTCTGGGGGCAAGGCCGCCGCCCGGCGTTGCCCCCGTTCGCGGAGATGCACGGCATTCAAGGCGCGATGATCACCGCGGTGGATCTTTTGCGTGGTTTGGCGGCGCTCTTAGGTTGGAAGCGAATTGAAGTCCCTGGGGCGACGGGCTATCTCGATACGGACTACGCGGCGAAGGGACGCTATGCGATCGACGCGATCGGCAGCACCGATCTGATCTGCGTGCATGTCGAAGCGACGGACGAAGCGTCGCACGAAGGGCGGGCCGAGGCGAAGATCGAGGCGCTCGAGCAAATCGACCAGCACATCGTCGGGCCGCTGCACGAAGCTCTCAAGAAACAAGGCGAGTACCGTATCCTGGTTTCGCCGGATCACCCGACGCCGCTTAGAACCAAAACCCACAGCCACGGTTTCGTGCCGCTGGCGATCTGCGGCGCCGGCATCACGCCGGACGCCGTGACGACGTACGACGAAGCGGCGGCCGGCGCTGCGGCGTTATCATTCGCCGAGGGGTGGCGGATGATGGATTACTTTCTGCATTTGAAACGGTGACGAGAGTCATTGTTTCTTCACCACAGAGACACGGAGACACGGAGAAGGCGAGACTTAGTGCTAGTAGCCGTTCGGCGAGTCGACTCCTGCATGCAAGCCAAGTCACGCATCCTCTTCCTCTCCGTGCCTCCGTGTCTCCGTGGTGAATCTCAGTATTCCTCACGTGGCACTTCAGGTTTCAGTTCAACATGCCATTGATCGTCCAAAAATTCGGCGGCACCAGCGTTGCCGATAGCCAGAAGATTCTGGCCGCTGCGCGGCGCGCGATTCGCGCGCAGCAGGCCGGCAACCAGGTCGTCATGGTCGTGAGCGCCATGGGGCACAACACGGATATGCTCGTCGATCTGGCCCAGCAAATCAACGACGACCCGCCTGCCCGGGAGATGGACATGCTGCTCTCCACGGGCGAGCAAGTCAGCGTCGCGTTGATGGCCATGGCCGTCGAGGCGCTCGGTGCAAAGGCCATCAGCTTCACCGGCGCGCAGATCGGCATCAAGACCGACAGCACGCACACCAAGGCGCGGATTCGCTCGATCAGCACCGAGCGGATGCGGAAGGCGCTCGACGAAGGGCGGATCGTGATCGCCGCCGGGTTTCAGGGCATCGACGAGGACTACAACATCACCACGCTCGGCCGCGGCGGCAGCGATACAACCGCCGTGGCCCTGGCCGCGGTGCTCAACGCGGACGCCTGCGAAATCTACACCGACGTGGACGGCGTCTACACGACCGATCCGCGCCTGTTGCCCGAAGCCCGGCGGATGACGCGTGTCAGTTACGACGAGATGCTGGAATTGGCCAGCCTCGGCGCAGGCGTGATGCATAGCCGATCGATTGAATTCGGCAAGAAGTTCGACGTGCCGATTCACGTCCGCAGCAGCTTTACCGATATTCCCGGCACGATGATCGTCGCCGAGAGCGAAGTGCCCGGCCAGGCCGTCGGCGGTGCGGCGCTGACGAAAGACGAAGCCCGGGTTACCGTGGCGAGCCTGCCTGATCGCCCGGGGACGAGCCTGGCGCTGTTTTCCAAAATCGCCGCGAAAAACATCTCAGTTGACATGATCGTGCAGAACGTCGGCGCCGATGGAAAGGCGGATATTTCGTTCACAGTCGTGCGCAACGATCTACAGAACACGCTCCGGGCCGTCGAAGAAGCGGCCCGAGAGCTCGGCGCTGGGGGCGTGTCGCATGACGACAACGTCTCGAAAGTGTCGGTGGTCGGTCTCGGCATGGCGACGCAAACTGGCGTCGCCGATCGCATGTTCCGGGCGCTCGCCAAGGCCGGCGTGAACATCGTGATGATCACCACGAGCGAAATCAAAATCTCCGTACTCGTTTCGCGCGAGCACTCCCAAGCGGCGCTTCGCGCGGTACACCAGGCGTTCGAGTTGGAAAAACCGCCGGTGCAGCCAGTCGTCGCGACGACGTCACAACCGTCCGCCGCGCCGTCGGACATCATGGCCGTCGTGCGACGACTGCAAGGCATGGAAGACTTAACGATTGACGACGTGACACTCGACGATCGACAGGCTCGCGTGACCATCACCGGCGTGCCGGATGCGCCGGGCGTGGCCGCGCAGGTCTTTGAGGAAGTCGCGGCGGCCGGCGTGTTCGTGGACATGATCGTGCAGAGCTACGGGGCTGGCGGCAAGGCGGACCTGAGCTTTACGGCGCCGCACAAGTCGCTGAAGACGTCGCTGGAAGTGGCGGAGCGATTGGCCAAGCAATTTGGCTGCCGCGGCGTGACGTACGCCACGAAGGTGGCCAAGCTCTCCGTCTCCGGCATCGGGATGCGCAGTCACACGGAAGTGGCCATTCGCATGTTCCGCTGCCTGGCGGACGCCGGCATCAACGTCGAGATGATCAATACCAGCGAAGTGCGCGTGAACGTCGTTGTCGACGGAGCCGCGGGCGAGAAGGCCCTGGCCTGTTTGCAAGCGGCGTTTCAGGATGTCCGCGGGTAGTTCGCTTCGATTACACTAGAACGTGGGTGCCTGGGGCTGAGGCAGGCAGCGTATGCAACCAAGTCGAAACGGCTGGGGAATCGCGGCGATTTGTTGACACGTCTAGCAAAGCCCCAGTGGTTGCGCCATGGCGACCGCGCCTCCGGTGCCCCTGCCCCAGGCACCCGCGCTCGAAGTTGCATTGCCAATGGATAAACGCGATGGTGAGCGAAAACCCCTACGAATCGCCGCGTTCGCAAGACTCCAACGGTGTTCAAAGCGAAACGCCGTCGCTTGGATTTCGTTGCTTGCGTGCGATCGTCCTTGGCACGC belongs to Planctomycetia bacterium and includes:
- a CDS encoding glycine C-acetyltransferase, producing MPNRQFNERTDALLAGLRQSGQYKRLAYVTGPMSATATIQGRGPVIVLCSNNYLGLADHPEVVAAGHDGLRAYGAGTASVRFICGTLACHREIEETIARFVGAPSALTYVSCWNANEALLPTIAGEGDVILSDELNHASIIDSCRLVRGATKAVYRHSDLNDLETKLREHADKAARFVITDGVFSMEGDVARLPEIVELCRRYEALLIVDDSHGVGVLGKTGRGTPEHFGLLNEIDILTGTLGKALGGAAGGYVAASQAVIDLLVQRSRPSLFSNALPATVAYSARRAIEIVEREPERVARLHANVAAMRAGLSRLGFDLHDSPTAIIPIMIGDAAAAIAKSERLLELGVMVVGFGFPVVPQGQARLRVQVSAALEPEHIEQALEAFARL
- a CDS encoding HAMP domain-containing sensor histidine kinase, with protein sequence MTENATPDITWPIRYQLLLPNLGVLGFAIVGAALLGAVWSGRVADRRIEHQLHSMAATLANSRFPLTDAVLAQVRDLSGTQLAVTNQAGKVVTLSDPALAAFPFQELSPLRSGNTERVKVISDRQGEQYLHCTVALNSRSANTRGETLHVLFPHALWWDAVATAVWPPLLVGLVGAGIGVPTGLRLAWRIAERIERLRQHLAQLAAGRTERLIVDGPHDELRSLAVAANQLADQLDGFRQTIQRQERLAVVGQWNAGLLHQLRNCAAGAQMAVRIHRKHCIYGDVESLDVAARQLDLLSDHVQRSLVMGREERPARGSCQVGEARQEIMRLLSPMLRHRRVTLEWNGDADATIVPVSSENLRHLISNLLINAVDAAGAGGKVTVASTRSEDLRTCIHVRDSGPGLATEVVASAFEAFVTTKAEGIGLGLAICRRIMEDCGGSLSYRHGDGACFEAQFPAITADTLKTTETVSAGDTT
- a CDS encoding sigma-54 dependent transcriptional regulator, which codes for MSRVLVVDDEESICWALERVLTGEGHEVFSAATAEDALRCARQAPPDVIMLDVRLPGRDGLDAMSDLREASSAASVVVMTAFGDLDTAVRAMSQGASDYLTKPFDPDRAVAAVRQATRKRPAPSNESLVAAPGGMVGSSPPMQEVFKRIALAAPTEAPVLISGESGTGKELVAAALHRHSPRAERPLIPVNLAALSEGVAESELFGHVRGAFTGAVENRRGLLESADGGTLFLDEVSEIPLSLQVKLLRVLEQGQVAPVGGTIERQINVRLISATNRDLRTAVREGTFREDLYYRLAGFEIGLPPLRERGEDLLTLARHFLRAEWRGAERPDFSSDAISALRRRRWLGNVRELRHAVLHSAILARGGIIGAEHLPPPLEVGRAADGNIARRVQESVAQWADDLLAREPQAIDMYERLLSLVEPPALHKALDFHRGNRLEASRTLGLHRMTLRKKLRGATSEADTTEE
- the pruA gene encoding L-glutamate gamma-semialdehyde dehydrogenase, with protein sequence MDDFTGADLAAIERTTQEVGRQLLAAASARQPNVLERRWWEDRIMSWAMQDESVKVQMFRFVDVLPMLDASEAVLRHLHEYFDEVRQFLPSAVRMGLAVAQPDSLAGRALAIAARRNAMNHARRFIAGTNADEVLSAAVRQRKLRRAFTLDLLGEAVASEAEAERYLQAYLGLIESIAPIANAWPEAPQVDRADYGLLPRMNVSIKLSALDCRFDAIDPEGTSRRVGARLRKLLRVARERRTYVHVDMESYKTKDLTLRIFQEILLEEEFCDLADVGIVIQCYLRDALDDLAQLRDWAKHRGTPVWVRLVKGAYWDYETVHAQATGWPIPVFQEKWESDACFEQATRFVLRNRQWLRPALGSHNLRSLAHGIAVSRHLGLPTNSLEMQMLYGMGDAEKDAIVQMGYRLRVYMPFGELIPGMAYLVRRLLENTSNDSFLRASFTEHVAPEKLLMNPLDAQRAPLSAERQDASHHDGPFAPRFRNEPPADFTKPAARHAMQTAIDAARAQFGRHHRLMIGGREIDTPTKIVSLNPSHLKQIVGTTASADAKLAADGVTTAHAAWPAWSALGAAQRAEYLRAVAEGMRRRRWELSAWIVHETGKGWRESDADVCEAIDFCEFYAQQAIFLETSQGVDVPGEENRFIYQSRGVAAVIAPWNFPLAILTGMAVAALATGNTVVMKPAEQSSIVAAKLMELFVAAQLPAGVVNFLPGDGAAAGAALVEHPQTAIIAFTGSLQVGLAIHARAADTSPQAVSGVKRVIAEMGGKNAIIVDDDADLDEAVLSVVQSAFGYQGQKCSACSRVIVLERIHSVFVERLVEAARSLSIGPAEAPGTDVGPVIDAEAFARIQDYCRLAEQEGRVALASDVGTLAGEGYYVGPRIVTDVSPQSRLAQEEIFGPVLAVLRVKDFAEALRVANGTEYALTGGVFSRSPAHLDQARREFQVGNLYLNRAITGALVNRQPFGGFKMSGIGSKAGGADYLLQFVVPRTITENTMRRGFAPPAE
- a CDS encoding cofactor-independent phosphoglycerate mutase, with amino-acid sequence MKYAIIIPDGCADEPQATLGGKTPLQAARTPAMDAIAAAGVVGRANNVPASLPAGSDVANLSLLGYDPLQNFTGRAPLEAAAQGLELGPNDWAIRCNLVTVEQQMMRDFTAGHISTAEATQLLATCQEHLGGDQLRFVPGVSYRNLLLYKPGAGQSPFSTDTRATPPHDLTDKSVLDDYPRGPGSDVLNQLMCDSEPLFADHPVNRARIAAGKLPATNIWLWGQGRRPALPPFAEMHGIQGAMITAVDLLRGLAALLGWKRIEVPGATGYLDTDYAAKGRYAIDAIGSTDLICVHVEATDEASHEGRAEAKIEALEQIDQHIVGPLHEALKKQGEYRILVSPDHPTPLRTKTHSHGFVPLAICGAGITPDAVTTYDEAAAGAAALSFAEGWRMMDYFLHLKR